One Candidatus Thermoplasmatota archaeon genomic window, AGCTTGAACCAGAGGAGAAGGGAGAAATGGTGCTCACAACTCTTACCAAGGAAGGAATGCCTCTCCTGAGGTACCGCACGAGGGATATTTCGTTCATTTACGATTCCACGGAATGCGAATGCAGAAGAACCCACATACGGCATGCCCCAATAATGGGAAGGAGCGACGATATGCTCATCATAAAGGGAACAAATATTTTCCCGGGCCAGATAGAAGAAGCGATAATGAAACACAAAATGGTTGCAGGCAACTGGCTCATGGTAATAGAAAATGTGGATGGCGTAGACCAGCTCACAATAAAAGTGGAGACAAAAAAACGCATCGGGGCAGAAGAAGGAGAAGAGCTCAGGAAAAACCTCATAAAATCTGTTCAAGTAATGACTTCTTTCACGCCAAAAATAGAAATTCTTCCGCCGGATTCTTTGCCTCGGGGGGGCATAAAGGCAAAAAGGGTTATTGACATGCGAGGACAGCAATAATCGTTATCTTCCCCATTTTTTTAGATAAATTTCGAATATTATTCCTTTTTCTCCACTTTTTACTTCAACCTTTCCCCCATAGCTGTCCACCACGGCTCTTACAAGATAAAGGCCAAGGCCGCTTCCCTGGCTTCCCTTGCCTTTTACCTTCTTATCAAAAATGTCATTCCTTATATACTCTGGGATTCCGGTTCCGTCATCTTCCACTAAAACAACAACATATCCATCTTTGGCTTTTCCACTGATATTTATATTTTTTCCTCCAGAATGGATGATGGCATTTCCTATGATATTTGAAAAAACTTCGCCTACGAGTTCATCCCCCATTACATCCAATTTTATGGGCTTGTATTGCATCCTTATGCTCCTCTTCCGCAGCTCGCTGGAAAATCCCTCTATTATTTTTCTCAATATGCTGTCTAAATTTATCCGTGAATATTCATGTTCTTCAGCGACCATCTGCATTTCCTTTACTTTTTTAATCAACTCATTGCTGGATTTTATTGCCCCGTAAGCCATTTTGGTCAGTTCCTTTTGTTCTTTATCCAGTTTGGTATCCATTATCAGCTCCAGATATCTCATTATTATCTGATTTTTGTTTCCAATATCGTGACGCAATAGGGAATGATAGAACTCTGCTTTTTCCGCTACTTCCTTCATCTTAGTGATGTCCGTAACCATCGCAAATGTCCCACCGAATTTTCTATCGGGTGTATTAAAAGGGGCTGCAGATATTATGACATTCAAGATTTTGCCATTTTTGTGAATCACAATTGCTTCATACGAATCCTTAGTGCCTTTTTTTCTGAGAATTGTTTTTTGCTGAAATATTTTGAATTGTTCTTTCGTTGTTATTTCCCTCAAATTCATTCCGATGAGTTTATCGACAGGATAACCTATCAGATCTGCTAGGGATTGATTTACAAACAATATGTTTTCATCCGGGTCTAGCCTTATAATCCCTTCCTTTGCAGTTTCTACCAGTATTCTGTACCTGCTTTCCGATTCTTTTAATTTCTCCAGTGTTTGCAGTCCTTTCAGAACAGTTGCTATCTCAGATACAAGAGTGTTGAATAAAATTCTGTCGGCATAGGGAATCGAATCGACTTCATCATTTTGAACATCAAATAC contains:
- a CDS encoding PAS domain-containing sensor histidine kinase, with amino-acid sequence MPYADRILFNTLVSEIATVLKGLQTLEKLKESESRYRILVETAKEGIIRLDPDENILFVNQSLADLIGYPVDKLIGMNLREITTKEQFKIFQQKTILRKKGTKDSYEAIVIHKNGKILNVIISAAPFNTPDRKFGGTFAMVTDITKMKEVAEKAEFYHSLLRHDIGNKNQIIMRYLELIMDTKLDKEQKELTKMAYGAIKSSNELIKKVKEMQMVAEEHEYSRINLDSILRKIIEGFSSELRKRSIRMQYKPIKLDVMGDELVGEVFSNIIGNAIIHSGGKNINISGKAKDGYVVVLVEDDGTGIPEYIRNDIFDKKVKGKGSQGSGLGLYLVRAVVDSYGGKVEVKSGEKGIIFEIYLKKWGR